A genomic window from Tolypothrix sp. PCC 7910 includes:
- a CDS encoding SDR family oxidoreductase gives MTQLYKAVVLITGASGGFGQELTRQLLKAGSRLILTDLDAAILHQKVVEIQSEISTGEVIACLAVDLATREGCETLYHQVKKLDDPVDILINNAGIGLFGRMDEVPSEIWEQLMQVNLLAPMRLSSLFAADMIARKKGHIVNISSLAGWSASAGMAHYSASKFGLRGFSEGLFNEVKEHQVKVTAVYPFFSRTPILRSQSFGTLSKLIAEGFPESLATDPVDVMRATIQGIVNDKLHVFPDPTARSVHLLKRYSPLLLDLISHAFTRRLKIAQRQ, from the coding sequence ATGACGCAGTTATATAAGGCTGTTGTACTAATTACTGGTGCATCTGGCGGATTTGGGCAGGAATTAACCCGACAATTATTAAAGGCTGGTAGCCGACTGATTTTAACGGATTTAGATGCGGCTATTCTGCATCAAAAAGTTGTGGAAATTCAAAGCGAAATTTCCACAGGAGAGGTTATTGCTTGTTTAGCTGTGGATTTAGCTACTCGCGAAGGATGTGAAACCCTTTATCATCAAGTTAAAAAACTTGATGACCCAGTGGATATATTAATCAATAACGCTGGGATAGGACTTTTCGGTCGCATGGATGAAGTTCCTAGCGAGATATGGGAGCAACTAATGCAGGTAAATCTGTTAGCACCCATGCGATTAAGTTCCCTGTTTGCTGCTGATATGATTGCTCGTAAAAAAGGTCATATCGTGAATATTTCTTCCTTAGCAGGCTGGTCAGCTAGTGCGGGGATGGCTCATTACTCAGCTAGCAAATTCGGCTTACGAGGGTTTAGCGAAGGGCTATTCAATGAAGTCAAAGAACATCAAGTAAAAGTTACGGCTGTTTATCCTTTCTTTAGTCGTACTCCGATTTTGCGATCGCAAAGCTTTGGTACTTTGAGTAAGCTGATAGCAGAAGGCTTTCCAGAAAGTCTCGCCACCGATCCAGTAGACGTAATGCGCGCTACCATTCAAGGAATTGTTAACGATAAACTGCACGTATTTCCCGACCCAACTGCCAGAAGCGTGCATCTTCTCAAAAGATATTCGCCGCTGCTACTGGACTTGATTAGTCATGCATTTACCAGGAGGTTGAAAATTGCTCAACGTCAGTAA
- a CDS encoding URC4/urg3 family protein, producing MERRTAKARSAQREEGKEEIVRYLRSPEAIRERCGQLFSWVCEGNSKNFACDLTHLGRVADYVIEVIRAEYPNLDIPFHSRWRHFEVGGIKRVANLDPQLVGLSPADKAAAKFDLAIVSVLLDAGAGDKWHYDELETGLRLGRSEGLAVASFRMFCEGNFALNGLPQADAYRLQRLTEVELATGFQVNAENPLVGITGRLNLLQKLGQVIVTFPHLFGYHNPRPGNLVNYLLGKSENRQLAAATVLSAVLEGLSDIWPGRLEIAGVNLGDVWQHPSINDDGLVPFHKLSQWLTYSLLEPLQELGITITGLDQLTGLPEYRNGGLCVDLGLITVKNPDIFRTSHSVASEIIVEWRALTVILLDLIAATVRDKLGMSTEELPLVKILQGGTWTAGRKIAAELRTGGIPPIQIKSDGTVF from the coding sequence GTGGAAAGACGAACCGCGAAGGCGCGAAGTGCACAAAGAGAAGAGGGGAAAGAAGAGATTGTGAGATATCTTCGTTCTCCGGAGGCAATTCGAGAAAGGTGTGGGCAATTGTTTTCTTGGGTGTGTGAGGGGAACTCAAAGAATTTTGCTTGCGATTTGACGCATTTGGGAAGGGTTGCGGATTATGTGATTGAGGTAATCCGCGCAGAGTACCCAAATTTAGATATTCCGTTTCACAGCCGTTGGCGACATTTTGAAGTTGGAGGTATAAAGCGAGTAGCGAATTTAGATCCTCAATTGGTGGGATTATCTCCTGCTGATAAAGCGGCGGCTAAGTTTGATTTGGCGATTGTGAGTGTATTGTTAGATGCTGGTGCTGGGGATAAGTGGCATTATGATGAACTGGAAACAGGTTTGAGGTTGGGGCGTTCGGAAGGCTTGGCGGTTGCTAGTTTCCGAATGTTTTGTGAAGGTAATTTTGCACTTAATGGATTACCTCAGGCTGATGCTTATCGCTTACAAAGATTAACTGAGGTAGAACTAGCAACTGGTTTTCAAGTCAATGCGGAAAATCCCTTAGTGGGAATTACCGGAAGATTGAATTTATTACAAAAATTAGGACAAGTCATAGTTACTTTCCCCCATTTGTTTGGATATCACAATCCTCGTCCGGGGAATTTAGTTAATTATCTGTTGGGTAAATCAGAAAATCGACAATTGGCAGCTGCTACTGTGTTAAGTGCAGTCTTAGAAGGGCTGAGTGATATTTGGCCGGGAAGATTAGAGATAGCTGGGGTAAATTTAGGTGATGTCTGGCAACATCCATCTATTAATGATGATGGGTTAGTGCCTTTTCATAAGTTGTCTCAGTGGTTGACATATTCTTTATTAGAACCTTTACAAGAACTGGGTATAACAATTACTGGTTTAGATCAACTTACTGGTTTACCCGAATATCGCAATGGGGGATTATGCGTTGATTTAGGACTTATTACTGTCAAAAACCCTGATATTTTCCGCACTTCTCACTCCGTAGCCTCAGAAATTATCGTTGAATGGCGCGCTTTGACGGTGATTCTTCTAGATTTGATTGCGGCGACAGTGCGCGACAAGTTGGGTATGAGTACTGAAGAACTGCCATTAGTCAAAATCCTCCAAGGCGGAACTTGGACAGCCGGACGCAAAATTGCTGCTGAACTCAGAACAGGTGGGATACCCCCCATACAAATAAAAAGTGATGGCACGGTATTCTAG
- a CDS encoding VOC family protein — protein sequence MNQSQDNTIQGIYEVCIGVPEAISAIQYWEQFGYRIGQIGELSADIAQQLYGVNSGLKSIRLYHQDADHGLIRLMVWQNPTNQGLGTSSMKVKGNRWATTLTVDALTILNHAEQAKAAGWDIRYSNPYWEIIYNKDRKSSPFIDPAVGVREMLLLQPLTRQVLFQRFGYTVPNYGQINQKAPFKTSQFTHMGLIVQDDSKEILKFYEEVLGLLRVRDDVETSYESSPAGRDLFDLNPGEKFIVTAFDDPRSSVSDFLAARSGRLYIIRFPDSMNLASRFEAAQPGSLGMSLYTYRVRGIQAYCDRIRESLAQNITNIVSNEFGEMSFSFTAPDGYFWNLLEI from the coding sequence ATGAATCAGTCTCAAGATAATACAATTCAGGGTATTTATGAAGTATGCATTGGAGTTCCCGAAGCAATTTCTGCAATTCAATATTGGGAACAGTTTGGTTATCGCATAGGGCAAATAGGTGAATTATCCGCAGATATTGCCCAACAATTATATGGTGTAAATTCAGGCTTAAAATCAATTCGTCTATATCATCAAGACGCGGATCATGGATTAATTCGGTTGATGGTTTGGCAAAATCCAACAAATCAGGGTTTGGGAACAAGTTCGATGAAAGTTAAGGGAAATCGTTGGGCTACAACCTTAACTGTTGATGCCCTAACTATCTTAAATCATGCAGAGCAAGCAAAAGCCGCAGGTTGGGATATCAGATACAGTAACCCTTACTGGGAAATTATTTACAACAAAGATAGAAAAAGTTCCCCTTTTATTGATCCGGCTGTTGGGGTACGAGAAATGCTGTTATTGCAACCCTTAACTCGACAAGTTTTATTTCAAAGGTTTGGCTATACAGTGCCCAATTACGGACAAATTAACCAAAAGGCCCCATTTAAGACTAGCCAATTTACCCACATGGGGTTAATTGTGCAGGATGATAGCAAGGAAATTCTGAAATTTTACGAAGAGGTTTTAGGATTGCTGCGAGTGCGTGATGATGTCGAGACCAGCTACGAATCTTCACCAGCTGGTCGAGATTTATTTGACCTTAACCCTGGGGAAAAGTTTATTGTTACCGCCTTTGATGATCCACGTTCCTCAGTATCTGACTTCCTCGCTGCACGCAGCGGTAGGCTTTACATTATTCGATTCCCAGATTCCATGAATTTAGCATCGCGGTTTGAGGCAGCACAACCAGGTAGCTTAGGAATGTCATTATATACCTATCGAGTGCGGGGAATACAGGCATATTGCGATCGCATTCGCGAAAGTTTAGCCCAAAATATCACTAACATCGTCAGCAATGAATTTGGCGAGATGAGTTTCTCGTTTACCGCACCTGATGGCTACTTCTGGAATTTGTTAGAAATTTGA
- a CDS encoding YdcF family protein, with amino-acid sequence MTNSKHQMPKVKTRRVKLILLSFLSALLLAITSTATSIYLYGNKITDTKAEAAIVLGAAVWGEKPSPVFRERINHAINLYKNQNVTKLIFTGGVGEINEPAEAIVGKNYALANKVKLTDILTETESRTTFQNLKNAQLVASIYQLNKFLIVSDPLHMKRAVLMAHNLGIDAYSSPTPTTRYRSFSSQMQFLIRETYFYLVYLVFKI; translated from the coding sequence ATGACAAATAGCAAACATCAAATGCCAAAAGTTAAAACTCGGCGAGTGAAGCTAATTTTACTCAGTTTTTTATCTGCCCTACTACTAGCAATAACATCTACAGCTACAAGTATTTATTTGTACGGTAATAAAATTACTGATACAAAAGCAGAAGCAGCCATTGTTTTAGGAGCAGCAGTATGGGGAGAAAAACCATCGCCAGTTTTTAGAGAACGAATTAATCATGCAATTAATTTGTATAAAAATCAGAATGTTACTAAGTTAATTTTTACTGGTGGAGTGGGTGAAATTAATGAACCTGCTGAAGCTATAGTTGGCAAAAATTATGCTTTGGCAAACAAAGTAAAACTAACTGATATTCTCACTGAAACTGAATCTAGAACTACTTTCCAAAATCTCAAAAATGCTCAGTTAGTAGCATCTATTTATCAATTAAATAAATTTCTCATCGTCAGCGATCCATTGCACATGAAACGTGCAGTACTTATGGCACATAATTTAGGCATTGATGCTTATTCATCACCTACACCAACAACTCGCTACCGCAGTTTTTCTAGTCAGATGCAGTTTCTTATACGAGAAACTTATTTTTACCTTGTCTACTTAGTGTTTAAAATTTAA
- a CDS encoding ABC transporter substrate-binding protein produces the protein MNQPPSSSATFDNLNRRQFLQYASLCIGSSIVSACANSNSEKITPSGLDKVTFGTNWLAQAEHGGFYQAIATGIYKNHGLDVTIKMGGPQVPSGTQLLMGGAVDFFMGFGIDAINAVAQSIPKITVAAIFQKDPQCIITHPNTAIKTLADLKGKPIYVSAAANVTYWPLLKAKYGFTDAQKRPYNFNPAPFLADKTSAQQGYITSEPFAVEKQGGIKPIVFLLADYGYPTYATTIETKKELVDKNPDLVTRFVDASIKGWYSYLENPQPGNDLIKKANPEMTDEQLAYSLTKLKEYGIVISDVAEKVGIGAMSEARWKLLFDNMVQSGIAQSNVQYQESFTLRFVNKGVEYYKA, from the coding sequence ATGAATCAGCCGCCATCCTCATCAGCAACATTTGATAACCTGAATCGCCGCCAATTTCTTCAGTATGCTTCCTTATGTATAGGTAGTAGCATCGTGAGTGCCTGTGCTAATAGCAACTCTGAAAAAATTACACCTTCTGGGTTAGATAAAGTAACCTTTGGTACAAATTGGTTAGCACAAGCAGAACACGGCGGATTTTATCAGGCGATCGCAACTGGAATTTACAAAAATCACGGTCTTGATGTCACCATTAAAATGGGTGGCCCGCAAGTACCTAGTGGTACCCAGTTATTGATGGGTGGTGCAGTAGATTTTTTCATGGGTTTTGGTATTGATGCTATCAATGCAGTAGCACAAAGCATTCCCAAAATTACCGTAGCAGCAATCTTTCAAAAAGACCCTCAATGTATCATTACCCATCCCAACACAGCAATTAAAACTCTTGCCGACCTCAAAGGCAAACCGATTTATGTATCCGCTGCTGCAAACGTTACTTATTGGCCACTGCTAAAAGCTAAGTATGGTTTTACCGACGCACAAAAACGCCCTTACAACTTCAATCCTGCTCCCTTTTTGGCTGACAAAACCTCAGCGCAACAAGGGTATATCACTTCAGAACCATTCGCGGTTGAAAAGCAAGGTGGTATTAAGCCGATAGTGTTTTTACTAGCAGATTATGGTTATCCCACATACGCAACTACAATTGAGACCAAAAAAGAATTAGTAGACAAAAATCCCGACTTAGTGACACGCTTTGTTGATGCCTCAATTAAGGGCTGGTATAGTTACTTAGAAAATCCTCAACCAGGTAATGATTTAATCAAGAAAGCAAATCCAGAAATGACAGATGAGCAGTTAGCTTATAGCCTTACCAAACTGAAAGAATATGGAATCGTGATTTCTGATGTTGCAGAAAAAGTCGGTATTGGGGCGATGAGTGAGGCTAGATGGAAATTGCTATTTGACAATATGGTACAGTCTGGAATTGCTCAGTCCAATGTTCAGTATCAAGAATCATTTACCCTGCGATTTGTCAATAAAGGTGTAGAGTATTACAAAGCGTGA
- the lpxD gene encoding UDP-3-O-(3-hydroxymyristoyl)glucosamine N-acyltransferase: protein MKFSEIVSRFDDIITDHSLKTNPNSDPEITALAAIDEANGSNLSYIEGPKFFSWVGKTNAGALILPEEKTLQAQAQERNIVWVATKEPRLLFAKAIALYYQPYRPSPEIHPTAVIDSTAEIGSDVYIGPHVVIQQRVKIGNGAIIHPNVVIYPDVTIGDRTTLHANCTIHERSQIGADCFIHSGVVIGAEGFGYVPTRTGWVKMQQSGYTVLEDRVEIGSNSAVDRPAVGETRIGHDTIIDNLVQIGHGCKIGYGCAIAGQAGMAGGVQIGNRVILAGQTGIANQVKIGDGAIASAQAGVHNDVAPGEIVSGTPAIPHKLYLKVCAIYNRLPEMYKALKQFQR, encoded by the coding sequence ATGAAGTTCAGCGAAATTGTCAGCCGATTTGATGATATTATTACTGACCACAGCCTCAAAACCAACCCCAACAGCGATCCAGAAATTACAGCCTTAGCAGCCATTGATGAAGCTAATGGTAGTAATCTCAGCTATATAGAAGGGCCGAAATTTTTCTCTTGGGTGGGTAAAACTAATGCTGGTGCGTTAATCCTTCCAGAGGAAAAAACATTACAGGCGCAAGCACAAGAACGGAATATTGTTTGGGTAGCTACCAAAGAACCACGCTTGTTATTTGCTAAAGCGATCGCACTTTATTATCAACCATACCGCCCCAGTCCCGAAATTCATCCCACGGCGGTGATTGACTCCACCGCAGAAATTGGTAGTGATGTTTACATTGGGCCCCATGTAGTAATTCAGCAGCGAGTAAAAATTGGTAATGGAGCGATTATTCATCCCAATGTTGTCATTTATCCCGATGTCACCATTGGCGATCGCACTACTTTACACGCTAACTGTACGATCCATGAACGCAGCCAAATTGGTGCAGATTGTTTTATTCATAGTGGCGTTGTCATCGGTGCGGAAGGTTTCGGCTATGTACCTACCCGTACTGGGTGGGTAAAAATGCAGCAATCCGGCTACACTGTTTTAGAAGACCGAGTAGAAATTGGCTCTAACAGCGCAGTTGACCGCCCCGCCGTCGGAGAAACGCGGATCGGTCATGATACAATTATTGATAACTTAGTGCAAATTGGTCACGGTTGCAAAATTGGCTATGGTTGTGCGATCGCCGGACAAGCTGGAATGGCTGGTGGCGTACAAATTGGTAATCGCGTTATCCTAGCTGGACAAACCGGAATAGCCAATCAAGTCAAAATTGGAGACGGTGCGATCGCATCTGCTCAAGCAGGAGTTCATAATGATGTTGCACCAGGAGAAATTGTCTCTGGTACTCCCGCCATTCCCCACAAACTATATCTCAAGGTATGTGCGATTTATAATCGGCTACCAGAAATGTATAAAGCACTGAAGCAATTTCAACGTTAA
- a CDS encoding NAD(P)/FAD-dependent oxidoreductase, producing the protein MLNVSNFSPNQKIVETKEKHLIIGAGFVGLGMAEMLKSANIPYDQVDASDDIGGNWYHGVYETAHIISSRKITEFTHFPMPDNYPDFPSAQNMRDYLNSFADHFSLREHIELNLTVSYVRPVENNLWEVSFGNGEQRIYKGVLICNGHHWCKRFPQFPGEFKGEIIHSKDYKHPKQLTGKRVLVIGGGNSACDVAAEAARVGAKSVLSMRESVWFIPKSFAGVPTAELMKWWMPQWLQRLLAYAVIRLTFGTHKSYGLPQPNYQIFTKHPTLNNEVPYYIKHGRITPKPAVRRLDGWEVEFVDGSREAFDLIICATGYYVAYPFLPLELQRVKGATVQCYGGSFFSDYKGLYVIGWGQARGGVGSLISASNSLFMRFLKLQDEINVPIGLVLKEMGQQLPTTHLADPQQIFRQVKLASWLFNVIVKKAHQVDSKYPKFHNQQLPAVQSTEKLSC; encoded by the coding sequence TTGCTCAACGTCAGTAATTTTAGTCCAAATCAAAAGATAGTTGAGACTAAAGAAAAACATCTAATTATCGGGGCTGGTTTTGTCGGATTGGGTATGGCTGAAATGCTCAAATCGGCTAATATTCCCTACGATCAAGTCGATGCTAGTGACGACATCGGCGGTAATTGGTATCACGGCGTTTACGAAACTGCACATATCATTTCGTCGCGCAAGATTACCGAATTTACTCACTTCCCCATGCCAGATAATTATCCCGATTTTCCTAGCGCTCAAAATATGCGGGATTATTTGAACTCCTTTGCCGATCATTTTAGTTTACGCGAGCATATTGAACTGAATCTTACAGTCAGTTACGTACGACCAGTTGAAAACAATCTCTGGGAAGTTTCTTTTGGTAATGGAGAACAGCGAATCTATAAAGGCGTGTTGATTTGTAATGGTCATCACTGGTGCAAGCGTTTTCCGCAATTTCCAGGCGAATTTAAAGGAGAAATTATTCATTCCAAAGATTACAAACATCCAAAACAGCTGACTGGTAAACGCGTTCTAGTCATTGGTGGCGGAAACTCAGCTTGTGATGTCGCAGCAGAAGCCGCGCGGGTTGGTGCTAAATCTGTTTTGAGTATGCGTGAATCGGTGTGGTTTATTCCCAAGTCTTTTGCGGGAGTACCAACTGCCGAACTGATGAAATGGTGGATGCCACAATGGTTACAACGGCTTTTGGCTTATGCAGTTATCCGCCTCACTTTTGGCACACATAAAAGTTACGGTTTACCCCAACCCAACTATCAAATTTTTACCAAACATCCAACTCTAAATAACGAAGTACCCTATTACATCAAACATGGCAGAATTACTCCTAAACCTGCGGTGCGGCGTTTAGATGGTTGGGAAGTAGAATTTGTTGATGGTAGCCGTGAAGCATTTGATTTAATAATTTGTGCTACTGGCTATTATGTTGCTTACCCCTTTCTACCCTTAGAACTTCAGCGTGTGAAAGGTGCAACAGTGCAATGTTATGGCGGCTCGTTTTTCTCAGATTACAAAGGGCTATATGTGATTGGTTGGGGGCAAGCAAGAGGTGGAGTAGGTTCGCTAATTTCGGCTAGCAATTCCCTATTCATGCGTTTTCTCAAACTTCAAGATGAAATAAATGTGCCTATTGGTTTAGTTCTCAAAGAAATGGGTCAACAATTACCAACAACTCACCTGGCCGATCCGCAACAGATTTTTAGGCAAGTAAAGCTAGCAAGTTGGTTATTTAACGTGATAGTGAAAAAAGCTCATCAAGTTGATAGCAAATATCCGAAATTTCATAATCAACAGCTTCCTGCTGTACAAAGCACTGAAAAACTTAGTTGTTAA
- a CDS encoding GTP cyclohydrolase II, translating to MPKPNSVSRHIVLTSHPNSFGPKPIPIHWGAAEPMERGPIIATLTKQAHRNVIGTHSGSYAIYRALAVASGALQSDHRADLTNTSPVTHIGPHTSWADPDKIVSLDPFGAVASEVFASYYAEGYDIRPTIAITQAHINMPELQEAVDKGRLQVDGKIMKPGGDLVVTKAAIEPVWYLPGIAKRFGIQETDLRRALFEQTGGMFPELVTRSDLEVFLPPIGGVTVYIVGDMAAIADPNKPLAVRVHDECNGSDVFGSDICTCRPYLVHGIEVCVQTAQEGGVGVIVYCRKEGRALGEVTKFLVYNARKRQEGGDRADAYFARTECVAGVQDMRFQELMPDVLHWLGITRIDRMVSMSNMKYNAITQAGIEIVERVPIPEDLIPQDARVEIEAKKAAGYYTTGDVLDAESLGEVKGRDLEG from the coding sequence ATGCCAAAGCCAAATAGTGTTTCCAGGCATATTGTTCTCACATCCCATCCCAATAGTTTTGGCCCCAAACCTATCCCCATTCATTGGGGCGCAGCCGAGCCGATGGAACGTGGCCCAATCATTGCCACTTTGACCAAGCAAGCGCACCGAAATGTGATTGGCACCCATTCCGGTAGTTATGCTATCTATCGTGCTTTAGCAGTGGCTAGCGGGGCTTTACAGTCAGATCATCGCGCCGATTTAACTAACACCTCACCAGTTACCCATATTGGCCCCCATACCAGTTGGGCCGATCCTGATAAAATTGTTTCCCTAGACCCCTTTGGGGCAGTAGCTAGTGAGGTATTTGCCTCCTATTACGCCGAAGGTTATGACATTCGCCCGACAATTGCGATTACTCAGGCTCATATTAATATGCCGGAACTGCAAGAAGCCGTTGATAAGGGGCGCTTGCAGGTGGATGGCAAAATTATGAAACCAGGCGGTGATTTGGTCGTTACCAAGGCGGCGATTGAGCCAGTTTGGTATTTACCAGGAATCGCCAAGCGGTTTGGCATTCAAGAAACAGATTTACGCCGCGCTTTATTTGAACAAACTGGGGGGATGTTCCCCGAGTTGGTAACACGTTCTGATTTAGAAGTCTTTTTACCCCCAATTGGCGGTGTCACAGTTTACATTGTCGGTGATATGGCTGCGATCGCAGATCCCAATAAACCGCTAGCTGTGCGGGTACATGATGAGTGTAACGGTTCTGATGTCTTTGGTTCCGATATCTGTACCTGTCGCCCTTATTTAGTACATGGGATTGAAGTCTGCGTCCAAACCGCACAGGAAGGCGGCGTAGGTGTAATTGTATACTGCCGTAAAGAAGGCAGGGCTTTAGGAGAAGTTACCAAATTCCTAGTTTACAACGCCAGGAAGCGACAAGAAGGAGGCGATCGCGCTGATGCTTACTTTGCCCGTACAGAATGCGTGGCGGGTGTGCAAGATATGCGCTTCCAAGAATTGATGCCCGATGTGTTGCATTGGTTGGGTATTACCCGTATCGACCGCATGGTGTCAATGAGTAATATGAAGTACAACGCCATCACCCAAGCGGGGATTGAAATTGTCGAACGGGTACCGATCCCAGAAGATTTGATTCCCCAAGATGCACGGGTGGAAATTGAGGCGAAGAAGGCTGCTGGCTACTACACCACAGGTGATGTGTTAGATGCGGAAAGTTTAGGTGAGGTGAAGGGGCGAGATTTGGAAGGATAA
- a CDS encoding tetratricopeptide repeat protein, producing the protein MDSLSISSLLEDLKNSDATVREQATKKIWRIWFQQKGIYGLEKIDHSQKLLDAGETTEAETVLTRLINEQPDFAEAWNRRAFLYYSMGNYQKSLADCQMVVNLNPVHFGALHGMGLCYAALGKYGEAIQAFQRALTIQPYSLVNQKLILECTFRIS; encoded by the coding sequence ATGGATTCTTTATCTATCAGCTCTTTACTTGAAGATTTGAAAAATTCAGATGCTACAGTCCGGGAACAAGCGACTAAGAAAATCTGGCGCATCTGGTTTCAGCAAAAAGGCATTTATGGGCTGGAGAAAATTGACCATAGCCAGAAATTACTGGATGCTGGGGAAACTACTGAAGCCGAAACAGTGCTAACAAGATTAATTAACGAACAACCCGATTTTGCTGAAGCTTGGAATCGTCGTGCTTTTCTTTACTACAGCATGGGTAATTATCAAAAGTCCTTAGCAGATTGTCAGATGGTTGTGAATCTCAATCCCGTACATTTTGGCGCACTTCACGGTATGGGATTATGTTATGCAGCTTTAGGCAAATATGGTGAAGCAATTCAAGCTTTTCAGCGTGCTTTAACAATTCAACCCTATTCACTGGTGAACCAAAAGTTAATTCTGGAATGCACATTCAGAATCAGCTAA
- a CDS encoding transporter substrate-binding domain-containing protein, whose protein sequence is MRKQKRNCNYQLSITNYRFPKRKILTLLFAAMVIISIVTGQSNSLNAASSLGKDPLTLITLPHYPPYEFYDTQGGDRQIVGFDIDIAKSLVQKLGFKLQVMESDFNGLIPALQANRADFVMVGMTPTPEPKENVDLSIINYLKFFKQ, encoded by the coding sequence ATGAGGAAGCAAAAGAGAAATTGCAATTACCAATTATCCATTACCAATTACCGATTCCCTAAACGAAAAATATTAACCTTGCTGTTTGCAGCAATGGTCATTATCAGTATTGTCACAGGTCAAAGCAATTCTCTCAACGCAGCTTCATCTTTAGGCAAAGATCCGCTGACATTGATTACTTTGCCACATTATCCCCCTTATGAGTTCTATGATACTCAAGGAGGCGATCGCCAAATTGTTGGCTTTGATATCGATATTGCTAAAAGTCTGGTGCAAAAACTGGGGTTTAAACTCCAGGTGATGGAATCCGATTTTAATGGCTTAATCCCTGCACTCCAAGCCAATCGCGCTGATTTTGTGATGGTGGGGATGACTCCCACCCCAGAACCCAAGGAAAATGTTGATTTATCGATAATTAATTATCTTAAATTTTTTAAACAATAA
- a CDS encoding glucosamine-6-phosphate deaminase codes for MLAATKCFRIDELTVQIYNSEAEMAQDVAAIAQQYLQNALQHKDTAAVLLATGNSQLKFLDALIALGGVDWSRIILFHLDEYLGISSDHAASFRRYLRERVEQRVHPKQFHYIEGDTLQPLTECDRYSKLLQAQPIDLCCLGVGENGHLAFNDPYVADFQDTYKVKLVKLDAINRQQQVNTGQFPSLENVPQYAFTVTLPLICAAKKIICLAPDKRKANIVKDILHGPINTKCPASILRQQTQATLFLDSNSASLLT; via the coding sequence ATGCTAGCTGCTACAAAATGTTTTCGTATTGATGAGTTGACGGTGCAAATTTATAACAGTGAAGCTGAAATGGCACAAGATGTTGCAGCAATTGCACAACAATATCTACAAAATGCGCTTCAGCACAAAGATACCGCTGCTGTATTGTTAGCAACCGGAAATTCTCAACTGAAATTTCTCGATGCATTAATTGCTTTGGGTGGTGTAGATTGGTCGCGAATTATCCTATTTCATTTAGATGAGTATTTAGGAATTTCTAGCGATCATGCTGCTAGTTTTCGCCGCTATTTGCGAGAACGTGTGGAACAGCGAGTTCACCCTAAGCAATTTCACTATATTGAAGGTGATACATTACAACCCTTAACAGAGTGCGATCGCTATAGTAAATTACTGCAAGCACAGCCAATTGACTTATGCTGTCTTGGTGTTGGCGAAAATGGACATTTGGCTTTCAATGATCCCTATGTAGCAGATTTTCAAGATACTTACAAGGTGAAACTAGTTAAACTAGACGCTATCAATCGGCAACAACAAGTAAATACAGGTCAGTTTCCTAGTTTGGAAAATGTACCGCAATATGCATTTACTGTCACACTACCATTGATTTGTGCCGCTAAAAAAATCATCTGCCTTGCGCCAGATAAGCGTAAAGCAAATATTGTCAAGGATATCTTGCACGGGCCGATAAATACAAAATGTCCTGCCTCGATTCTGCGCCAACAAACCCAAGCTACACTATTTTTAGATAGTAACTCTGCCAGTTTATTGACTTAA